A window of Accipiter gentilis chromosome 24, bAccGen1.1, whole genome shotgun sequence contains these coding sequences:
- the LOC126050084 gene encoding A-kinase anchor protein 17B-like isoform X2, translated as MPEWEERKSLLAQRRVESVRLLTVLLNRVKDFVQLASQKVDPSLVVRKDDSFSETALKGIHQELVNSHYHTHKELKHKEEFKCPLTPKGSSLCSEEGDVSNFHASTCHIVRTILNDPCTAPSSDGLPGRDVYNSFGCGSLLITVTQDCRVIESLDGRDCPTLNVVHTQTVSDEDSCKKQKVYETDEFIHYLLNYYQTPGYARVCLEPKTTANKSWWKRVVSDDNSGFDISLSKKHGQHFRDVSPVQNFNKRICSSDDNYRLVITVAELESTDSVLENKAYGVRLAKKLQVQRNDSHAVDNLPRAGLNHSLDCTAVTHDKEFKQEDGSDEGTVPHKTHRSACRLKDLLEEISDSEYFRESCSSSVKRTERRCEEIYSNCNTGCLPARAGERKLLVYLKNVTLEGQEKESSKCSFCSDSVHEGLARQCEHKLKKSCKRSSSKLRHGGQKEMDNCTQLESLRKIQRKCKKMFHKKVKFKTLHTTMTAPDVTPRDGSPLQETLQRTGDERKLTLRREMDADVRGCPLFPLEIIQTNPCSDTFCGAEPRRGC; from the exons ATGCCTgaatgggaagaaaggaaatccCTGCTAGCTCAGAGAAGAGTGGAGTCTGTCAGACTGCTTACAGTGCTGTTAAACCGTGTGAAA GATTTTGTGCAGTTGGCAAGTCAAAAAGTGGATCCTTCATTGGTCGTAAGGAAGGACGATtccttttctgaaacagcattAAAAGGCATACATCAGGAACTGGTTAACTCCCATTATCATACGCACAAAGAGTTGAAACATAAGGAAGAATTTAAGTGCCCATTAACCCCAAAAGGTAGCAGCTTATGTAGCGAGGAAGGAGATGTGAGTAACTTCCATGCATCTACTTGTCATATAGTCAGGACGATTTTAAATGATCCCTGTACAGCCCCGAGTTCTGATGGATTGCCTGGCAGAGATGTGTACAACTCCTTTGGCTGTGGATCTTTACTGATTACAGTTACGCAAGACTGCAGGGTCATCGAATCTCTCGATGGAAGGGACTGCCCAACACTGAACGTAGTTCACACGCAGACAGTGTCTGATGAAGACAGTTGCAAAAAGCAAAAGGTTTATGAGACTGATGAATTCATCCATTATTTACTAAACTACTATCAGACACCAGGCTATGCGCGTGTTTGCTTAGAGCCAAAAACCACTGCAAACAAGTCCTGGTGGAAGAGAGTGGTGTCTGATGATAATAGTGGTTTTGACATAAGCTTGAGTAAGAAACATGGTCAGCACTTCAGGGATGTGAGTCCTGTACAAAACTTCAACAAGAGAATTTGTAGTAGTGATGATAATTATAGACTGGTGATCACTGTTGCGGAACTTGAATCAACAGACTCGGTGTTAGAAAACAAGGCCTATGGGGTTAGGCTTGCAAAAAAGTTGCAAGTGCAGAGGAATGACTCACACGCTGTTGATAACTTACCACGTGCTGGACTGAATCATTCTTTGGATTGCACTGCTGTTACTCATGATAAGGAATTCAAACAAGAAGATGGTAGCGATGAAGGTACTGTACCACACAAAACACATAGATCTGCTTGCAGATTAAAGGATTTGTTGGAAGAGATCAGTGATTCTGAGTACTTTAGAGAGTCATGTAGCAGCTCAgtgaagagaacagaaagaagGTGTGAAGAAATTTACAGCAATTGTAATACAGGGTGCTTGCCTGCAAGAGCCGGGGAAAGAAAATTACTGGTTTACCTTAAAAATGTAACTCTGGAAGGTcaagagaaggaaagcagcaaatgtAGCTTCTGTTCTGATTCTGTCCATGAGGGCTTGGCAAGGCAGTGTGAACATAAGCTTAAAAAGTCGTGCAAGAGGTCTAGTAGTAAATTAAGACATGGAGGACAGAAAG AGATGGACAATTGCACGCAGCTGGAGTCACTCAGAAAGAtacaaagaaaatgtaagaaaatgttcCACAAAAAAGTGAAATTCAAGACACTTCACACCACCATGACAGCACCAGATGTTACCCCTCGTGATGGCTCACCACTTCAGGAGACCCTCCAGAGGACAG GAGATGAGAGGAAATTAACGTTGAGAAGAGAGATGGATGCAGATGTCAGAGGATGCCCTCTGTTTCCTCTTGAGATAATTCAGACAAACCCCTGCTCAGATACTTTCTGTGGAGCAGAGCCCAGAAGAGGATGCTGA
- the LOC126050084 gene encoding A-kinase anchor protein 17B-like isoform X3, whose translation MPEWEERKSLLAQRRVESVRLLTVLLNRVKDFVQLASQKVDPSLVVRKDDSFSETALKGIHQELVNSHYHTHKELKHKEEFKCPLTPKGSSLCSEEGDVSNFHASTCHIVRTILNDPCTAPSSDGLPGRDVYNSFGCGSLLITVTQDCRVIESLDGRDCPTLNVVHTQTVSDEDSCKKQKVYETDEFIHYLLNYYQTPGYARVCLEPKTTANKSWWKRVVSDDNSGFDISLSKKHGQHFRDVSPVQNFNKRICSSDDNYRLVITVAELESTDSVLENKAYGVRLAKKLQVQRNDSHAVDNLPRAGLNHSLDCTAVTHDKEFKQEDGSDEEMDNCTQLESLRKIQRKCKKMFHKKVKFKTLHTTMTAPDVTPRDGSPLQETLQRTGDERKLTLRREMDADVRGCPLFPLEIIQTNPCSDTFCGAEPRRGC comes from the exons ATGCCTgaatgggaagaaaggaaatccCTGCTAGCTCAGAGAAGAGTGGAGTCTGTCAGACTGCTTACAGTGCTGTTAAACCGTGTGAAA GATTTTGTGCAGTTGGCAAGTCAAAAAGTGGATCCTTCATTGGTCGTAAGGAAGGACGATtccttttctgaaacagcattAAAAGGCATACATCAGGAACTGGTTAACTCCCATTATCATACGCACAAAGAGTTGAAACATAAGGAAGAATTTAAGTGCCCATTAACCCCAAAAGGTAGCAGCTTATGTAGCGAGGAAGGAGATGTGAGTAACTTCCATGCATCTACTTGTCATATAGTCAGGACGATTTTAAATGATCCCTGTACAGCCCCGAGTTCTGATGGATTGCCTGGCAGAGATGTGTACAACTCCTTTGGCTGTGGATCTTTACTGATTACAGTTACGCAAGACTGCAGGGTCATCGAATCTCTCGATGGAAGGGACTGCCCAACACTGAACGTAGTTCACACGCAGACAGTGTCTGATGAAGACAGTTGCAAAAAGCAAAAGGTTTATGAGACTGATGAATTCATCCATTATTTACTAAACTACTATCAGACACCAGGCTATGCGCGTGTTTGCTTAGAGCCAAAAACCACTGCAAACAAGTCCTGGTGGAAGAGAGTGGTGTCTGATGATAATAGTGGTTTTGACATAAGCTTGAGTAAGAAACATGGTCAGCACTTCAGGGATGTGAGTCCTGTACAAAACTTCAACAAGAGAATTTGTAGTAGTGATGATAATTATAGACTGGTGATCACTGTTGCGGAACTTGAATCAACAGACTCGGTGTTAGAAAACAAGGCCTATGGGGTTAGGCTTGCAAAAAAGTTGCAAGTGCAGAGGAATGACTCACACGCTGTTGATAACTTACCACGTGCTGGACTGAATCATTCTTTGGATTGCACTGCTGTTACTCATGATAAGGAATTCAAACAAGAAGATGGTAGCGATGAAG AGATGGACAATTGCACGCAGCTGGAGTCACTCAGAAAGAtacaaagaaaatgtaagaaaatgttcCACAAAAAAGTGAAATTCAAGACACTTCACACCACCATGACAGCACCAGATGTTACCCCTCGTGATGGCTCACCACTTCAGGAGACCCTCCAGAGGACAG GAGATGAGAGGAAATTAACGTTGAGAAGAGAGATGGATGCAGATGTCAGAGGATGCCCTCTGTTTCCTCTTGAGATAATTCAGACAAACCCCTGCTCAGATACTTTCTGTGGAGCAGAGCCCAGAAGAGGATGCTGA
- the LOC126050084 gene encoding A-kinase anchor protein 17B-like isoform X1, whose protein sequence is MPEWEERKSLLAQRRVESVRLLTVLLNRVKDFVQLASQKVDPSLVVRKDDSFSETALKGIHQELVNSHYHTHKELKHKEEFKCPLTPKGSSLCSEEGDVSNFHASTCHIVRTILNDPCTAPSSDGLPGRDVYNSFGCGSLLITVTQDCRVIESLDGRDCPTLNVVHTQTVSDEDSCKKQKVYETDEFIHYLLNYYQTPGYARVCLEPKTTANKSWWKRVVSDDNSGFDISLSKKHGQHFRDVSPVQNFNKRICSSDDNYRLVITVAELESTDSVLENKAYGVRLAKKLQVQRNDSHAVDNLPRAGLNHSLDCTAVTHDKEFKQEDGSDEGTVPHKTHRSACRLKDLLEEISDSEYFRESCSSSVKRTERRCEEIYSNCNTGCLPARAGERKLLVYLKNVTLEGQEKESSKCSFCSDSVHEGLARQCEHKLKKSCKRSSSKLRHGGQKGERQSREEERNARKMKKKRKKLSSNLLSDECGFSEMDNCTQLESLRKIQRKCKKMFHKKVKFKTLHTTMTAPDVTPRDGSPLQETLQRTGDERKLTLRREMDADVRGCPLFPLEIIQTNPCSDTFCGAEPRRGC, encoded by the exons ATGCCTgaatgggaagaaaggaaatccCTGCTAGCTCAGAGAAGAGTGGAGTCTGTCAGACTGCTTACAGTGCTGTTAAACCGTGTGAAA GATTTTGTGCAGTTGGCAAGTCAAAAAGTGGATCCTTCATTGGTCGTAAGGAAGGACGATtccttttctgaaacagcattAAAAGGCATACATCAGGAACTGGTTAACTCCCATTATCATACGCACAAAGAGTTGAAACATAAGGAAGAATTTAAGTGCCCATTAACCCCAAAAGGTAGCAGCTTATGTAGCGAGGAAGGAGATGTGAGTAACTTCCATGCATCTACTTGTCATATAGTCAGGACGATTTTAAATGATCCCTGTACAGCCCCGAGTTCTGATGGATTGCCTGGCAGAGATGTGTACAACTCCTTTGGCTGTGGATCTTTACTGATTACAGTTACGCAAGACTGCAGGGTCATCGAATCTCTCGATGGAAGGGACTGCCCAACACTGAACGTAGTTCACACGCAGACAGTGTCTGATGAAGACAGTTGCAAAAAGCAAAAGGTTTATGAGACTGATGAATTCATCCATTATTTACTAAACTACTATCAGACACCAGGCTATGCGCGTGTTTGCTTAGAGCCAAAAACCACTGCAAACAAGTCCTGGTGGAAGAGAGTGGTGTCTGATGATAATAGTGGTTTTGACATAAGCTTGAGTAAGAAACATGGTCAGCACTTCAGGGATGTGAGTCCTGTACAAAACTTCAACAAGAGAATTTGTAGTAGTGATGATAATTATAGACTGGTGATCACTGTTGCGGAACTTGAATCAACAGACTCGGTGTTAGAAAACAAGGCCTATGGGGTTAGGCTTGCAAAAAAGTTGCAAGTGCAGAGGAATGACTCACACGCTGTTGATAACTTACCACGTGCTGGACTGAATCATTCTTTGGATTGCACTGCTGTTACTCATGATAAGGAATTCAAACAAGAAGATGGTAGCGATGAAGGTACTGTACCACACAAAACACATAGATCTGCTTGCAGATTAAAGGATTTGTTGGAAGAGATCAGTGATTCTGAGTACTTTAGAGAGTCATGTAGCAGCTCAgtgaagagaacagaaagaagGTGTGAAGAAATTTACAGCAATTGTAATACAGGGTGCTTGCCTGCAAGAGCCGGGGAAAGAAAATTACTGGTTTACCTTAAAAATGTAACTCTGGAAGGTcaagagaaggaaagcagcaaatgtAGCTTCTGTTCTGATTCTGTCCATGAGGGCTTGGCAAGGCAGTGTGAACATAAGCTTAAAAAGTCGTGCAAGAGGTCTAGTAGTAAATTAAGACATGGAGGACAGAAAGGTGAGAGACAAtccagggaagaggagagaaatgctcgcaaaatgaagaaaaagcgaAAAAAGCTTTCTTCTAATCTTTTATCTGATGAATGTGGCTTTTCAGAGATGGACAATTGCACGCAGCTGGAGTCACTCAGAAAGAtacaaagaaaatgtaagaaaatgttcCACAAAAAAGTGAAATTCAAGACACTTCACACCACCATGACAGCACCAGATGTTACCCCTCGTGATGGCTCACCACTTCAGGAGACCCTCCAGAGGACAG GAGATGAGAGGAAATTAACGTTGAGAAGAGAGATGGATGCAGATGTCAGAGGATGCCCTCTGTTTCCTCTTGAGATAATTCAGACAAACCCCTGCTCAGATACTTTCTGTGGAGCAGAGCCCAGAAGAGGATGCTGA